Proteins from a genomic interval of Nitrospirota bacterium:
- a CDS encoding aldo/keto reductase, giving the protein MQYVHLGRSGVKVSRLCLGTMNFGPETSEADSFAIMDRALELGLNFFDTADVYGWKVGEGWTEQIVGRWFAQGGGRREKVVLATKVFGRMGEWPNQSRLSALHIKRACEDSLRRLQTDCIDLYQMHHVDRETPWEEIWQAMEQLVREGKVLYVGSSNFAGWHLAQAQEMARSRHFFGLVSEQSLYNLTERTIELEVIPACEAYGIGLMPWSPLARGLLAGALEPTKVGRRADEDLKKAIETHRPRLEAYGALCTQLGECQADVALAWLLHQKAVTAPIIGPRTMEQLNGTMRVLNLTLSHETLKRLDDIFPGPGGPAPESYAW; this is encoded by the coding sequence ATGCAATACGTTCATCTCGGTCGGTCAGGCGTCAAAGTTAGCCGACTCTGTCTCGGCACGATGAACTTCGGCCCGGAGACGAGCGAGGCGGACAGTTTCGCCATCATGGATCGAGCGCTGGAACTGGGCCTCAACTTTTTCGACACGGCCGACGTCTATGGGTGGAAGGTGGGCGAGGGGTGGACTGAGCAGATCGTGGGGCGCTGGTTCGCTCAGGGTGGGGGGAGGCGTGAGAAAGTCGTGTTGGCGACGAAAGTGTTCGGTCGGATGGGCGAGTGGCCGAATCAATCCCGCCTGTCGGCCCTCCACATCAAGCGGGCCTGCGAGGACAGCCTGCGGCGCTTGCAGACGGATTGTATCGATCTGTATCAAATGCATCATGTCGATCGGGAGACGCCGTGGGAGGAAATCTGGCAGGCGATGGAGCAGTTGGTCCGAGAAGGCAAGGTCCTCTATGTCGGCAGCAGCAATTTCGCCGGGTGGCACCTGGCGCAGGCGCAGGAAATGGCGCGCAGCCGGCACTTCTTTGGCCTCGTGTCGGAGCAGAGTCTCTATAATTTGACCGAGCGGACGATCGAGTTGGAAGTGATTCCCGCCTGCGAAGCCTATGGGATAGGCCTGATGCCCTGGAGCCCGCTTGCGCGCGGACTGTTGGCCGGGGCATTGGAACCGACGAAGGTCGGACGACGTGCTGACGAGGATTTGAAAAAAGCAATCGAGACACATCGCCCCAGGCTGGAGGCGTATGGTGCACTCTGCACCCAGCTAGGAGAATGCCAGGCCGATGTGGCGCTGGCCTGGCTGCTGCACCAAAAGGCCGTCACGGCTCCGATAATCGGGCCGCGCACGATGGAGCAATTGAACGGCACGATGCGCGTCCTGAATCTGACGTTGAGCCATGAAACGCTGAAACGGCTCGACGATATTTTCCCCGGACCTGGCGGGCCCGCACCGGAATCCTATGCCTGGTGA
- a CDS encoding SEC-C domain-containing protein, giving the protein MTKTDILDTLESLSRERGYLYSLALMVMRDLSVNVLEILEIDWHARISFREFSFLFGLLVKQPINRELPSSEDIQRHIDTTYKLLHQLHECHMLFIKDKMPELLAGKEHKTETELEKDFKKLIGSGEWMTEPIFYGGSGAYGFQFLELARKRYQLDVQWLAEKNQISAEEMAALAQEIKALQERKARERPATTNHEDACHTAIAILSLHEDELISVSRKARKSFLKHFSLTPGTANQKFAAPGSYNQVESHPLIALGPNEYFLPIWFNLAQSIYESPFYWMLKDSQYRETSFKHRGDVTEEICYEMLAAICGQDKVFRNVKISRNKGETISDIDVLALLGSKAIVVQAKSKKLTELAKQGDEEQLRSDFKEGIQKAYEQGLVCRNSISDRNTELTSLTGQKIQIGEAINDVYIVCVTSDEYPAVMHQVDAYLSKTTNDPFPIVISVFDLQILTFYLSDPFDLFYYLRQRTKLASYFHGEEMALLGYHLNQKLYPREGANFVMVDQQFAQLIDANYPAARGFQKKTEAYEKLQHKWRNTGFQKLLTQIKWSCHPRVTDSVFLLLDLSGSGADSLMNAIEKTRSRARARGKQQMFTMMLSEGKRGLSYLAAPNNTTNIEESTLMSAMLKKHEMKADEWLGLGSVIGSEGLGDAVVYSAKPWIEDSKLAELSKVVIKNPGVALDSQMQKLGRNEPCYCGSGKKYKKCHGF; this is encoded by the coding sequence ATGACCAAGACTGATATTCTTGATACGTTAGAAAGTCTGAGTAGAGAACGAGGCTACCTCTACTCTCTAGCGCTCATGGTGATGCGTGACCTCTCTGTAAACGTTCTAGAAATATTGGAAATTGACTGGCATGCCAGGATCTCTTTTCGTGAATTTTCCTTCCTCTTCGGTTTACTGGTGAAGCAGCCAATCAACAGAGAACTCCCAAGTTCGGAGGATATTCAGAGGCATATTGATACTACCTACAAGTTGCTGCACCAGCTCCATGAATGCCACATGCTCTTTATCAAAGATAAGATGCCTGAACTCCTAGCAGGAAAAGAGCACAAGACTGAAACAGAACTCGAAAAAGACTTTAAGAAACTAATCGGAAGTGGCGAATGGATGACTGAACCTATTTTCTACGGCGGTTCAGGTGCTTACGGCTTCCAATTTCTTGAGCTAGCAAGAAAACGGTATCAGCTTGATGTACAGTGGCTTGCCGAAAAAAATCAGATTAGCGCCGAAGAAATGGCGGCGCTAGCACAGGAAATCAAAGCGCTTCAAGAAAGAAAAGCGAGAGAACGACCTGCCACTACAAACCATGAAGATGCCTGCCATACAGCCATTGCAATTCTATCTTTGCACGAGGACGAACTGATTTCTGTCAGCAGAAAGGCTCGCAAGTCATTCTTAAAGCATTTCTCTCTGACTCCTGGCACTGCAAACCAAAAATTTGCTGCCCCTGGTAGCTACAACCAGGTCGAATCTCACCCCCTTATCGCTTTAGGCCCTAACGAATACTTCTTGCCCATTTGGTTCAATCTCGCTCAATCAATCTATGAAAGTCCGTTCTATTGGATGCTCAAGGATAGCCAGTATCGAGAAACCTCTTTCAAGCACAGAGGCGATGTGACAGAAGAAATCTGTTACGAGATGCTAGCGGCCATCTGTGGACAGGACAAGGTTTTCAGGAATGTAAAAATCTCTCGAAATAAGGGGGAAACAATATCAGATATTGATGTCCTAGCATTGCTTGGGAGCAAAGCTATTGTTGTCCAGGCCAAGTCGAAAAAGCTGACCGAATTAGCAAAGCAAGGGGATGAAGAACAGCTGCGGTCGGATTTCAAAGAAGGGATCCAGAAAGCCTATGAGCAAGGACTAGTTTGCAGAAATTCCATTTCAGATCGTAACACTGAGCTCACCTCTCTCACAGGGCAAAAGATACAGATCGGTGAGGCCATCAACGATGTTTATATTGTATGCGTCACATCGGACGAGTATCCGGCGGTCATGCATCAAGTCGATGCATATCTCTCGAAAACAACAAATGATCCTTTTCCAATAGTCATAAGCGTTTTTGACCTACAAATTCTGACATTCTACCTCAGCGATCCATTCGACCTCTTTTACTATTTGCGTCAACGGACCAAATTAGCTTCCTACTTTCACGGCGAGGAAATGGCCTTGCTTGGATATCATCTTAATCAGAAGTTATACCCGCGAGAAGGGGCAAACTTCGTAATGGTTGATCAGCAATTCGCTCAACTCATTGATGCCAATTATCCAGCAGCCCGTGGATTTCAGAAGAAAACAGAGGCATATGAAAAGCTCCAACATAAATGGAGAAACACAGGCTTCCAAAAGCTCTTGACTCAAATAAAGTGGTCCTGCCACCCAAGAGTCACCGATAGTGTCTTCCTCCTGCTCGACCTATCCGGCAGCGGTGCCGACTCATTGATGAACGCAATTGAAAAAACTCGGTCTAGGGCTCGGGCAAGGGGCAAACAGCAAATGTTTACAATGATGCTTAGCGAAGGGAAAAGGGGACTCTCCTATCTTGCCGCCCCCAATAACACGACAAACATTGAGGAATCGACCCTCATGTCTGCAATGCTAAAGAAGCACGAGATGAAAGCTGATGAGTGGCTTGGACTGGGCAGCGTGATTGGAAGCGAGGGCTTGGGTGATGCAGTCGTTTACAGTGCAAAACCTTGGATTGAAGATTCGAAGCTCGCCGAGCTATCAAAGGTTGTTATCAAAAATCCAGGTGTTGCCTTGGATAGCCAGATGCAGAAGTTAGGAAGAAATGAACCCTGTTATTGTGGCAGTGGGAAGAAATACAAAAAGTGCCACGGCTTTTGA
- a CDS encoding CPXCG motif-containing cysteine-rich protein — MEHSFTCPFCGEEISMVLDPSVRRHTYVEDCEVCCNPIEISYTVEDEVLTSFEAKSSE, encoded by the coding sequence ATGGAACATTCCTTCACTTGTCCTTTTTGCGGCGAAGAGATTTCAATGGTCCTGGATCCTTCGGTTCGCCGTCACACCTACGTCGAAGACTGTGAGGTCTGCTGTAACCCCATCGAGATCAGCTACACCGTCGAAGACGAGGTCCTGACTTCCTTCGAGGCCAAGAGTTCAGAATAA
- a CDS encoding response regulator, with product MAASKILVLEDEACAATDIQQRLEKLGYAVCEVVHSGETLLARVEALRPDLVIMSTSVQTELARHESTQHLIEQLQIPILYSTTHADPVAVQSLARKEPFGYVRTPLDDRDLHHTIAMALYRQQTETKLRKMERWLAATLNSVGDAVLATDIEGRVTYLNPSAELLTGWTLSEATDRPVSEIFQTMRGDAHTPVDSPVTRVIQEGVVLELAEGTLLQRKDGTMLPIDDSAAPIRNEEGQIIGVVIIFRDVSVHRRLEERLREAQKLDGVGQLAGGIAHDFNNLLTVINGCCFMLLRTMASDDPQKAKVEMIKEAGDRAAVLTHQLLAFGRRQVLAPKVLNLNDVVATMERLLRGLIGEDIELLTILDPTAGSVKVDPGQVEQVIMNLAVNSRDAMPCGGTLTITTKNIDIHDQEVRDDYDGIDSPSVMLAVSDTGEGMDVDTQRHIYDPFFTTKAIGKGTGLGLSMIYGIVKQSGGRIAFSSAVGKGTSFRIYFPRVAQDAAMSPALPANTEAAHGSETVLVVEDEGLVRKLVRTILESRGYAVLDAQSGDEAFQVCKNHQGPIHLLITDVVMPRMNGKEVAERLLPLYPEMRVLYMSGYTADAIDQHGVLETGIQFLQKPFTPIVLANRVRELLDSRPAVS from the coding sequence ATGGCTGCCAGTAAAATTCTCGTGCTTGAAGATGAAGCCTGTGCCGCAACAGACATTCAGCAGCGGCTGGAGAAATTGGGCTATGCCGTCTGCGAGGTGGTCCATTCCGGTGAGACCCTTCTCGCCCGTGTCGAGGCTCTTCGCCCGGATCTCGTGATCATGAGTACGTCGGTGCAAACCGAGCTGGCTCGGCACGAATCCACTCAGCACCTCATCGAGCAATTGCAGATTCCTATTCTATATTCCACGACGCATGCCGACCCGGTCGCAGTGCAATCCCTGGCACGCAAGGAACCGTTCGGCTATGTGCGGACGCCGTTGGACGATCGGGACCTGCACCACACGATTGCGATGGCCCTCTATCGGCAGCAGACGGAAACCAAATTGCGAAAGATGGAGCGGTGGCTTGCGGCGACGCTGAATAGTGTGGGGGATGCCGTGTTAGCCACCGATATCGAAGGACGTGTCACCTACCTCAACCCCAGCGCGGAATTGCTAACGGGGTGGACCCTTTCCGAAGCCACAGACCGGCCCGTGTCTGAGATATTTCAGACCATGCGTGGCGACGCACATACTCCCGTCGACAGTCCTGTCACGCGGGTGATTCAGGAAGGAGTCGTACTGGAGCTGGCCGAGGGGACGTTGCTTCAACGAAAAGATGGAACCATGCTTCCGATCGATGATAGCGCCGCTCCGATTCGTAACGAAGAGGGGCAGATCATCGGCGTGGTGATCATTTTTCGCGATGTCTCGGTCCATCGGCGTCTCGAGGAGCGATTGCGTGAGGCCCAGAAGCTCGATGGCGTCGGTCAATTGGCCGGCGGCATTGCGCACGATTTCAACAACCTCTTAACGGTCATCAATGGCTGTTGCTTCATGCTCCTCAGAACGATGGCTTCGGACGATCCGCAAAAGGCCAAGGTCGAGATGATCAAGGAAGCCGGAGATCGCGCCGCCGTACTGACCCATCAGCTCCTCGCCTTCGGCCGCCGACAGGTACTGGCTCCCAAGGTCCTCAATCTTAACGATGTCGTGGCGACGATGGAGCGGCTGCTACGAGGGCTGATCGGCGAGGACATTGAATTGCTGACGATCCTCGACCCCACTGCGGGCTCTGTGAAAGTCGATCCCGGACAGGTCGAACAAGTGATCATGAATCTTGCCGTCAATTCCAGGGATGCCATGCCCTGCGGGGGCACACTGACCATTACGACCAAGAACATCGACATCCATGATCAGGAAGTCCGCGACGACTATGACGGCATAGACAGTCCTTCCGTGATGCTTGCGGTATCGGACACGGGGGAGGGCATGGACGTCGACACGCAACGGCATATCTATGACCCATTTTTTACGACCAAGGCGATCGGAAAAGGCACAGGCCTCGGGTTGTCCATGATTTACGGAATCGTGAAGCAGAGCGGCGGCCGTATCGCATTCTCGAGTGCGGTCGGGAAGGGCACCTCCTTCCGTATCTATTTTCCGCGGGTCGCACAGGACGCCGCCATGTCTCCGGCTCTCCCGGCCAACACCGAAGCCGCGCACGGCTCGGAGACGGTTCTGGTTGTGGAAGATGAGGGTCTCGTCAGGAAACTGGTGCGGACTATTCTGGAATCTCGCGGGTACGCTGTGCTGGATGCCCAGAGCGGCGACGAAGCCTTCCAGGTTTGCAAGAATCATCAGGGGCCCATTCACCTGCTGATCACCGATGTGGTGATGCCCAGGATGAACGGCAAAGAGGTCGCTGAGCGACTGCTGCCCCTCTATCCGGAGATGAGGGTGCTCTATATGTCAGGATACACGGCTGATGCGATCGATCAGCATGGGGTCTTAGAGACGGGCATTCAGTTTCTTCAGAAACCCTTCACACCAATCGTTCTGGCCAATCGGGTACGGGAACTGCTGGATAGTCGACCGGCGGTCTCCTAG
- a CDS encoding class I SAM-dependent RNA methyltransferase gives MDSTKLRFFAPCPSGLEGVLEQELHDLGVPMTTKTDGGIAFLAPWATMYWVNLKSHIASRVLWEVGQAPYLSEDDVYRAAYSLAWPDWFTSSQTIKVKVSARRCPLTSLDFITLRIKDAVCDKFMAVRHKRPNVDTHNPNLRIDAFLDESTVTFYLDTSGDPLFKRGHRVVSVEAPLRENLAAGLLRLAGWTPKEVLLDPMCGGGTIPLEAAMMARRIAPGQSRTFAFEHLIVHDPKRWGHLREASRVKQLAEVPAAIYASDQDPAAVKIAQRTFQGAGVAFDIRLRESDVLALEAPAEQGVILINPPYGVRLSRPEELDAFYPKLGDWLKQRFNGWRAYIFTGDLRVPKLIGLAPSKRIPLFNGPLECRLYEFQIVSGSMRKTSPLPDHHA, from the coding sequence ATGGATAGCACAAAACTACGGTTCTTTGCACCCTGCCCGAGTGGGCTGGAGGGCGTCCTCGAACAGGAACTCCACGACCTGGGCGTGCCGATGACCACAAAGACGGACGGAGGCATCGCGTTCCTGGCGCCCTGGGCCACGATGTACTGGGTCAATCTCAAGAGTCACATTGCCAGCCGCGTGCTCTGGGAAGTCGGACAGGCCCCCTATCTCTCGGAAGACGATGTCTACCGCGCCGCCTATAGTCTGGCCTGGCCGGACTGGTTCACCTCGTCACAAACCATCAAGGTGAAAGTGAGTGCGCGCCGTTGTCCACTCACCAGCCTGGACTTCATCACATTGCGGATCAAAGACGCCGTCTGCGATAAGTTCATGGCGGTGCGGCATAAGAGACCGAATGTCGATACCCATAACCCGAACCTCCGGATCGACGCGTTTCTCGACGAGTCCACGGTGACCTTCTATCTGGACACCTCCGGTGACCCGCTCTTTAAACGAGGCCATCGAGTGGTGTCCGTCGAGGCCCCGTTGCGAGAGAACCTGGCGGCGGGCTTGCTGCGACTCGCTGGCTGGACGCCCAAAGAGGTGTTACTCGACCCCATGTGCGGCGGCGGAACGATCCCGCTCGAAGCGGCGATGATGGCACGCCGGATCGCACCGGGGCAGTCGCGAACCTTCGCGTTTGAGCACTTGATCGTCCACGACCCCAAACGGTGGGGCCATCTGCGCGAAGCCTCACGGGTGAAACAACTGGCAGAGGTGCCGGCGGCCATCTATGCGTCCGACCAGGACCCCGCTGCGGTGAAGATCGCCCAGCGGACCTTTCAGGGTGCGGGGGTCGCATTCGATATCCGCCTGCGAGAAAGCGACGTCCTTGCCCTCGAGGCACCGGCTGAACAGGGCGTGATCCTGATCAATCCCCCCTATGGAGTCCGCCTCAGCCGACCAGAAGAACTTGATGCGTTCTATCCCAAGCTGGGAGACTGGTTGAAACAACGCTTCAATGGATGGCGCGCCTATATCTTTACCGGCGATTTAAGAGTCCCGAAATTAATCGGCCTCGCACCGTCGAAACGCATTCCGCTCTTCAATGGTCCGCTCGAATGTCGTCTCTATGAGTTTCAGATTGTGTCGGGATCGATGCGCAAAACGAGCCCATTACCCGATCATCACGCATGA
- the lon gene encoding endopeptidase La, whose product MNNDALAVQLPVLPIKRTVLFPGIMMPLTVGRERSMAAVEAAMKTEEKTILVVAQRDPLTEEPGLEDLYTIGTKAIVKQVGRSENGTIHAIVQGLERVALIKVEQATPFLLVQARQIDRPTDEGTEVQALHRAIQDLVTDLPRLIQAPGIQEAAVAFSNEDNPISLAYRVASLLNLTVQQEQKLLESSSTTELLRSLYGALSKEIQILQLRDKITNEASAKIGKTQREYVLREQLKAIQQELGEGEGEESEITELKKKIEEADLPDAIQKEVARELAKLAKVPPSSPDHQVLRTYLELVLELPWKKSSEDRLELSKVRQVLEEDHYGIKEVKERIVEHLAVLKLNPTAKAPILCLVGPPGVGKTSLGQSIARSMGRTFERLSLGGVHDEAELRGHRRTYVGALPGRIIQSMRRAGVNNPVLMLDEVDKMGRDFRGDPAAALLEVLDPAQNHTFRDHYLDLPFDLSKVFFITTANTLDTISQPLLDRMEIIRLQGYSEREKAEIAIRYLWPRRLKEAGLDATQALLSDEVLNLVISRYTREAGVRQLEQMLGRLTRKVALTFAELPDGQERQPVTIKSEVLEDWLGSERFMPEEARKVLPPGVATGLAWTPSGGDVLYIETTLLPGSHELTITGQLGDVMQESARAARSYLWSHAESMGLDISRFKRNGLHIHVPSGAIPKDGPSAGITMATALASTYSGKAVRSDTAMTGEISLSGLVLPVGGIKEKVLAAHRAGIRRIILPKANEKDLKEVPQEVRNELTFILAERIEEVLPAAFNQDATSSETAERDEPLATSTAS is encoded by the coding sequence ATGAATAACGACGCATTGGCGGTACAACTACCCGTCCTCCCCATTAAGCGCACCGTGTTATTCCCCGGGATCATGATGCCCCTGACCGTCGGGCGCGAACGATCCATGGCTGCCGTCGAAGCGGCGATGAAGACAGAAGAGAAAACGATCCTCGTGGTCGCACAGCGCGATCCCCTGACAGAAGAGCCGGGGCTCGAAGACCTCTATACCATCGGCACCAAAGCCATCGTGAAACAAGTCGGCCGGTCTGAAAACGGCACCATCCATGCCATCGTGCAGGGCCTGGAGCGTGTCGCCTTGATCAAGGTCGAGCAGGCGACACCATTTCTGCTCGTCCAGGCCCGGCAGATCGATCGCCCAACCGATGAAGGCACCGAAGTTCAAGCCCTGCATCGGGCCATCCAGGACTTGGTCACAGACCTGCCTCGATTGATTCAGGCTCCAGGCATTCAGGAAGCTGCGGTGGCCTTCAGCAACGAGGACAATCCCATCTCCTTGGCCTATCGCGTGGCCTCACTCCTCAACCTCACGGTGCAGCAGGAACAAAAGCTGCTCGAAAGTTCGTCGACCACCGAGCTATTGCGCTCGCTCTATGGAGCGCTCTCGAAAGAAATCCAGATTTTGCAATTGCGGGACAAGATCACCAACGAGGCGTCAGCCAAGATTGGGAAGACTCAACGAGAATATGTCCTGCGCGAACAACTAAAGGCCATTCAACAGGAACTCGGCGAAGGCGAGGGAGAAGAGAGCGAAATCACCGAACTCAAGAAGAAAATCGAGGAAGCCGATCTTCCTGATGCCATACAAAAGGAAGTGGCCCGAGAACTCGCCAAACTGGCCAAGGTCCCCCCCTCCTCGCCGGACCATCAGGTCCTCAGGACCTATCTCGAACTGGTGCTGGAGCTTCCCTGGAAGAAATCCTCGGAGGACCGTTTAGAATTGAGCAAGGTGCGTCAGGTCCTGGAAGAGGATCACTACGGCATCAAAGAAGTGAAGGAACGGATCGTCGAGCATTTGGCCGTGCTGAAACTCAATCCCACAGCCAAAGCACCCATCCTCTGCCTCGTCGGACCTCCCGGCGTGGGCAAAACCAGCCTGGGCCAGTCCATCGCCCGGTCGATGGGACGCACGTTCGAACGTCTCAGCCTGGGTGGCGTGCATGATGAAGCGGAATTGCGCGGCCATCGCCGGACCTACGTCGGTGCCCTGCCAGGACGAATCATTCAGTCCATGCGACGGGCAGGCGTGAATAATCCTGTGCTGATGTTGGACGAGGTCGACAAGATGGGCCGCGACTTCCGCGGCGATCCGGCTGCAGCCTTACTGGAGGTCCTGGACCCGGCGCAGAATCATACATTCCGCGACCATTACCTGGATCTTCCGTTCGATCTGTCCAAGGTGTTCTTCATCACGACCGCCAATACGCTGGATACCATCAGCCAGCCGCTGTTGGATCGCATGGAGATCATTCGCCTGCAAGGCTATAGCGAACGGGAGAAGGCGGAGATCGCCATTCGCTACCTCTGGCCGCGACGGCTCAAGGAGGCAGGCCTGGATGCCACCCAAGCCCTGCTGTCGGATGAGGTGTTGAATCTCGTCATCAGCCGATACACGAGGGAAGCTGGTGTGCGCCAACTCGAGCAGATGCTCGGTCGCCTGACCAGAAAAGTCGCGCTGACATTCGCGGAACTGCCGGATGGCCAGGAGCGACAGCCCGTGACCATCAAATCCGAGGTTCTCGAGGACTGGCTCGGCTCCGAGCGTTTCATGCCGGAGGAGGCACGCAAGGTCTTGCCTCCTGGAGTCGCCACGGGACTAGCCTGGACTCCGAGCGGTGGAGATGTCCTCTATATCGAAACCACCTTGCTCCCCGGTAGTCATGAACTGACGATTACCGGTCAGTTGGGAGACGTCATGCAGGAATCTGCCCGCGCAGCGCGAAGTTATCTCTGGTCACATGCCGAGAGCATGGGGTTGGATATCTCACGCTTCAAACGGAACGGGTTACATATCCATGTGCCATCCGGTGCCATCCCGAAAGACGGACCATCGGCCGGTATCACCATGGCTACCGCGCTCGCATCAACCTATAGCGGGAAAGCGGTGCGGAGCGACACCGCCATGACCGGCGAAATCAGCCTGAGCGGATTGGTATTACCGGTCGGAGGAATCAAAGAAAAGGTGCTGGCAGCCCATCGCGCCGGTATCCGACGCATCATCCTGCCCAAGGCGAACGAGAAGGACCTCAAGGAAGTGCCGCAGGAAGTGCGGAACGAGCTGACCTTCATCCTCGCCGAGCGGATTGAAGAAGTGCTCCCGGCGGCATTCAATCAGGATGCAACATCATCCGAGACAGCAGAACGTGACGAACCGCTCGCGACCTCGACCGCTTCGTAA
- a CDS encoding dicarboxylate/amino acid:cation symporter has protein sequence MQATPRWFSLPLYTQVLIAVTCGGLLGVVFGQEPYLGGVRNEQLGRLGLFVVTLLKMLAIPLIFFAILDALIRTSLPMRQGLKLLVICLVNVSVAMTIGLLLMNTWQPGLTWYGHVDELLHLVPGSPPSAVSLAAVQTGSQSPIEYLASYIPRTIMSPFSSNNIIGIVFLALAIGALLRRLLGTAGQESGAIHTLARAIERIYGWLVQVLGWIILAVPLAVFGVVAQVVGKAGIGVFTVLWIFLAAMLLGLAIHALLYYPLVAWLVGKKSPKVYLGQGADAIMTAMSCNSSLATVPVTLRCLDRMQISPQSARLAACVGTNLNNDGITLYEAMAALFLAQALGFDLPLANQVLIVMASIIAGAGVAGIPEAGLIVLPLVLSAAGLPPEVIVAAIPLIMTVDWIIARARSGVNVMSDMLVAILLDVGHVPPAIEPGVAPSQTESSSAPQPS, from the coding sequence ATGCAAGCCACTCCACGCTGGTTTTCTCTCCCGCTCTATACGCAAGTGCTCATTGCCGTGACGTGCGGCGGGCTGCTGGGTGTCGTCTTTGGTCAAGAACCCTATCTGGGTGGTGTGCGCAACGAGCAACTGGGCCGGCTCGGGCTGTTCGTCGTCACGCTCCTCAAGATGCTCGCCATTCCTCTGATCTTCTTTGCGATCCTCGACGCACTGATCCGCACGAGCCTTCCGATGCGTCAGGGGCTCAAGTTGCTGGTCATTTGCCTCGTCAATGTCTCCGTGGCCATGACGATCGGTCTCCTGTTGATGAATACCTGGCAGCCGGGTCTGACCTGGTATGGCCACGTCGACGAGTTACTGCACCTCGTGCCTGGTTCCCCGCCGTCAGCAGTCAGCCTTGCGGCGGTGCAAACCGGGTCGCAGAGTCCAATCGAGTACCTCGCGTCCTATATTCCCCGCACGATCATGTCGCCGTTTTCCAGCAACAATATCATCGGCATCGTCTTCCTTGCCTTGGCGATCGGGGCTCTGCTTCGCCGTTTGCTGGGTACTGCCGGGCAGGAAAGCGGGGCAATCCATACTCTGGCGCGGGCGATTGAGCGCATCTATGGCTGGCTGGTACAGGTATTGGGGTGGATCATCCTTGCCGTGCCGCTCGCGGTCTTCGGGGTTGTGGCGCAGGTCGTCGGTAAGGCCGGCATCGGCGTCTTCACCGTCCTCTGGATTTTTCTCGCGGCCATGCTCCTGGGGCTCGCCATCCACGCGCTCCTGTACTATCCGCTCGTGGCTTGGCTGGTGGGTAAAAAGTCGCCGAAGGTCTACCTGGGGCAGGGAGCCGATGCGATTATGACCGCCATGTCCTGTAACAGCAGCCTCGCCACCGTGCCGGTCACGCTCCGGTGTCTCGATCGTATGCAGATCTCGCCTCAATCGGCGCGCCTCGCGGCCTGTGTCGGTACGAACCTCAATAACGACGGCATTACCCTCTATGAAGCGATGGCGGCCCTCTTCCTCGCCCAAGCGCTGGGCTTTGATCTGCCGCTGGCGAATCAGGTCTTGATCGTCATGGCGTCGATCATCGCGGGGGCCGGCGTGGCAGGCATTCCTGAAGCCGGTCTAATCGTCTTGCCGCTTGTCCTCTCAGCGGCAGGTTTGCCGCCAGAGGTCATCGTCGCGGCCATTCCACTCATCATGACGGTGGATTGGATCATTGCCCGAGCCCGGTCTGGTGTGAATGTGATGAGCGATATGCTGGTCGCCATCCTCCTCGATGTAGGGCATGTCCCACCCGCTATCGAGCCAGGCGTGGCTCCATCTCAAACCGAAAGCTCTTCCGCACCGCAGCCGTCCTAA
- the msrB gene encoding peptide-methionine (R)-S-oxide reductase MsrB, with amino-acid sequence MPPKIEVPAIVKVTKADDEWKKQLSPAAYQVLRHEDTERAFSSPLHENHASGIYYCAGCDLPAYSSEHKFDSGTGWPSFWQPIDPKVVEARTDSKFFMTRTEVHCARCGGHQGHIFDDGPQPTGLRYCINGVSLKFVPA; translated from the coding sequence ATGCCACCAAAGATTGAGGTCCCTGCCATTGTGAAAGTGACGAAGGCCGACGACGAATGGAAGAAGCAGCTATCTCCTGCGGCCTATCAGGTGTTGCGTCATGAAGACACGGAGAGGGCGTTTTCGAGTCCGCTCCATGAGAATCATGCATCCGGCATCTACTACTGCGCGGGCTGCGACCTGCCCGCCTATTCGTCTGAGCACAAGTTCGACAGCGGCACCGGCTGGCCCAGCTTCTGGCAGCCGATCGATCCGAAGGTGGTGGAGGCGCGCACCGATTCGAAATTCTTCATGACCCGCACCGAAGTACATTGCGCTCGCTGCGGCGGCCACCAGGGACATATATTCGATGACGGCCCTCAGCCGACCGGACTCCGTTACTGCATCAACGGCGTCTCGCTCAAGTTTGTTCCGGCTTAA